A stretch of DNA from Artemia franciscana chromosome 6, ASM3288406v1, whole genome shotgun sequence:
TAAAAGTAAAGCGGAAAAAAGggctaaaatcaaaattacagaCAACTACAAAGCCATTTAAATATGCACCCCCTTCGTAATTTCTCAAGTCAAACAATGTTAATGtttcataaacaaaatttgGAACTGACCAACCAGATCCTAGATTCACGgcagaattttgaaataatcaaaACTGGAAGTACAGATTAACTAcagattatttaatttatgattaatTTAATGATTAAAGTACAGATTATTTCAGTTGATTAGGCGAATTAAGCAAAGATGCAAAGACTTAGCATTAATAGACAATGGTAATGAACAACGTAGTGttgaaacataatttttaaaacaatttttgccATGTAAAAGAATATTACTTTTTTGTCTTTAAGACAATAAAATCAAAGGGAAACATGTGTCATTCATAGTACTTAATTGATAGAACATATTTAAGTTTGATGGGACTTGGAAATAATACCAAAGACACATGATAGTCACACCTGTCGAGAAAAAACAAGACTTATGAATGATTCATGATTTTGCTTGATTTTAACTTAGCACTTATACTGCAGAAACATACAATAAAAAGGACAGGAAACGGGTTTAAAAAGCATCTTTTCATTTCAGACTTATACcacagaagcaaaaaaagaggataaaaaaaggGTTTAAAGAGCATCTTTTAACTTCGTACATATGCCAcagaatcataaaataaaaacgacAGGAAACAggttgatccgttgatttttgaataaaagcaACTTGGTGGAAGTAAAGAAAGACTtcagagccatggctaatttgAGCAAAGATAAGACAGATGATCTCAATGAGAGACTATTTTGAATTAACATCCACTTGTTGGAAGTGATGAAAGGCTTGAGAGCCGTGCCTAATAGGATTAAAGCCAAGAGAGATAGTCTCAGTGAGAGGCTAAGCTGTCACAACCCTTTTTGCAGAGTCCTCTGCCTAACAGTTTTGTCTTCAGATTGAATATTTTTCAGCCTAATCGTCTTATCTTGGGTTCGACCAtatgattttatgattttattatgTGAAATATAGCATTCGaaactactacgactactactaacaactcaactATGTGAATATATTGAATGATTTAGAGCTAGGCAGTTTTCTTCACTTTTGGGATTTCACTTATGAGCAGTTAAGCTCTATTTTCCAACAACGTTCCTACTGCAGCATTTAAGTGAGATTTTCTAACGATGATTCATGCACAATGTTTATAAACATCTATCCTAAATCTTTTTATAAAGCCCATATTCTGTTTCTATCTATCCATTCTATAATGTGTTCCCAGATGTGAAAAAGCACGTTCCCATATCCAAACGAAAAACATAGGTACAATAGTCTAACATACTGTCATGTTGGTCATAATATGTCACTAACATCATTAACATTGGTCACTTACATTGGTCATATCTGTGAATCTAAGCACAAAAGTGTCAATATATCTCAAGGTAAGTTAGGCTTGTCTAATGGTTCACATTTGGGCAGTTTTTCACCGTGTATCCTCAAATGAACactcaaattaaaatttctagaaaaTCTCTTCAGACATATTTTACATTCATATGGCGTCTCCCTAGTGTGAATCCTTCTGTGATCCTTCAAATGCGACCCTTGGCTGAAGCACTTCTTACACTGTGAACATTCATATGGTTTGTCACCTGTATGGGTCCTCTTATGTGCAGTTAAATTACAACTTTTAGCAAATTTCCTTTGACATATTTTACATTCATATGGCTTCTCCCTGGTGTGAACTCTTATATGATCCTTCAAATGCTGCCCTTGACTGAAGCACTTTTTACATTGTGGGCATTTGTATGGTTTGTCACCAGTATGGGTCCTCTTGTGTCTAGTTAAATTTGGTTTCATAGCAAAGCTTATTTTGCAGTATTCACACTGATATGGTTTTTCACCTGTATGAATCCTTGAATGATCTATTAATGCCCGTTTACGGGAAAATGATTTGCTGCAAACATCGCAATCATAGATCTTTTCTGCAACTGAGGACAGTACTTTCTGCAGCTGATT
This window harbors:
- the LOC136027990 gene encoding zinc finger protein 239-like isoform X2, whose translation is MPPIYEGLSLPALPCISAPIVAVSGFSELGSTTGNDKDLNRSSAEPSYTNDCPDEYVKEEIESASEPETHKPGTEKDEDQMRSFTFIKVEAISGMYDARQEEIENPVNQLQKVLSSVAEKIYDCDVCSKSFSRKRALIDHSRIHTGEKPYQCEYCKISFAMKPNLTRHKRTHTGDKPYKCPQCKKCFSQGQHLKDHIRVHTREKPYECKICQRKFAKSCNLTAHKRTHTGDKPYECSQCKKCFSQGSHLKDHRRIHTRETPYECKICLKRFSRNFNLSVHLRIHGEKLPKCEPLDKPNLP
- the LOC136027990 gene encoding zinc finger protein 239-like isoform X1 — its product is MVEPASYSGPPVVKKEVEDTPVCQTDGLFEATNSVMPPIYEGLSLPALPCISAPIVAVSGFSELGSTTGNDKDLNRSSAEPSYTNDCPDEYVKEEIESASEPETHKPGTEKDEDQMRSFTFIKVEAISGMYDARQEEIENPVNQLQKVLSSVAEKIYDCDVCSKSFSRKRALIDHSRIHTGEKPYQCEYCKISFAMKPNLTRHKRTHTGDKPYKCPQCKKCFSQGQHLKDHIRVHTREKPYECKICQRKFAKSCNLTAHKRTHTGDKPYECSQCKKCFSQGSHLKDHRRIHTRETPYECKICLKRFSRNFNLSVHLRIHGEKLPKCEPLDKPNLP